Part of the Imperialibacter roseus genome, GCATTACCAAGGTTGTTTTCACGTGCTTGAGTGAAGTTGTCACCTGACACAGTGGTCACAGATGACTGAAGTGCTTTCACACTTCTTTCTACCCCAAGGGCAGTCACAACAACTTCGCTAAGCTGGGTCACGTCTTCTGCCAGGGTAATATCCAGCACTGAGCGGCTTCCAACTGTTACTTCCTGTGCTGAGTATCCAATGAAGGAATACACAAGAACAGTGTTGTTGTCAGGAACGGCGATTTTGTACTCGCCATCCGCATTGGTAGTGGTACCGGTAGCAGTCCCTTTGATAATTACGTTGACACCGGGAAAACCTGTGCCATTAGGGTCAACTACTTTACCACTTACTGTTCTTTGCTGAGCGAATGCTGTTGAGCACGCCAGAAAGAAGAGCAGCGATAAGCTAATAAGTAGGTAATTGTTTTTCATAACATGAATGAATTGGTTTAAAATGATTTAACCAGTGTTTATAGTATACACCGGGTGTGCAGGTGGTCATGAACTGAGTCCTCCACATTTGGGGTTTAAGAATTTTGCTTTACGGGTTAATTTCATAGGCATAATTATTTAAGCTTTACGAGGTTATAGTACAAGATAGTATAAATATTAGATTTTTCGAAGGGCCATGGTGTCCAATATTAGGTTTGATACTTCAAACGGTAATACACACATAACATAGCACTTTTTTGCATTATGACAATTGACACAAGTTGAGAAGAATAAAACAATTGAGGAGGTATAAATCCTTCAAATATAGATGACAAATGTTTCCAAAACCTATTCATGGGCATCTTGGCGACTGACTACGAATACCTCAACCTTCCTTATTATATTTGCGGATAATTGTACAATTGTGATATCGAAAACAGTCAGTATTTTGAGCAGCCGACTCAGGCGACGGCTGCTATTACCTTTTACTGCCTGCCTGTAGTTTGATCGGAGATTAGACTTTTTTAAGATATTCAACTAAATTACCAAAGCTGAATAGTAGCCCGAATGTTGTTCTGAGCCAGGCGCACCCATTACACTGTTACATATTTTATGAGACCATTTTACCTGCTTTCGCTTTTCTTGTGGATTTCATTTTTTTTACCGCTAGCGGCGCATGGGCAAGGCAAAAATGAATCTTTTTCGAGCCTTTCAGTAGAGCAGGGACTTTCGTCGGTCACTATTTCTGCCATCCATAAAGACAGCAAAGGCTATTTGTGGGTAGGCACTGAAGACGGCCTCAACCGTTACAATGGCTATGAATTTAAAATTTACAGGAACGATCCATCCGACGAGCACACGCTTCTAACAAATAGAATCCTTTCAATTTTTGAGGATAGTAGCGGCACCCTTTGGGTAAGTACAGCCAAGGGCACATTGCACCGATACAATAGAGAATTAGATACTTTTATCCGGGTTCCTGAATTTAATAACCTGGTGATCAATGACATCAGAGAAGACAGCGAAAGACGGGTATGGTTCGTGGGCACCACAATAAAGTCGCTTAATTTGTCAGACAATAGCTGGACTGACCATACCGGCAATTTTAAGGGCCGCCTGTCTATTATCGGCATTGAGCAAATTCACAAGAGCGACTTTTGGTTGGCGGCGGACACGGCGCTTTACAAATGGAACCGAAAGACAGGCAACCTGAAGGTATATGCTCATGACCCCAAAGATTCCAACTCGCTGGGCTACAATTATTTATACTCTATTGCCAAAGATGATATCGGGAATTTATGGATTGCTACCAGGGGAGGTGGGCTGGACAAGTTCGATGTCAAATCCAGCAAATTCACTCACTACAGAACTTCCGAAAACAGAGAAAATGGTCCTTTGGTAAATGTGGTGAGAACTGTTTGCCCCGATGGTAACTACATTTGGGCGGGTACCGAAAATGGCGGTCTAAGCCGGCTCGACATTCGCACAAACAAGTTTGAGCACCATGTGGCTGACAAAGACCATCCAAAATCAATCAGTGACATCTCCATTAAGGCGCTGTATAAAGATAATGAAGGGAGGCTATGGATCGGTACTTTTTCATTTGGCCTGAGCGTGATTGACCCGTATCAAAACAAGTTTACATCGCTAAAGGCGGCCTATCAGAATACGGTTGTCAACGCATTGTATAAAGACTCAAAAGGACGCTTCTGGATAGGCACCGAAGGCGGTATTATGAAGGTGTACAAAGGCAATACTTCTTACTACCTGAATGATCCTATTGAATCGGGCCAGAATGGAATTCCCGTGCTGACGATTTACGAAGACCGTAATCACAATATTTGGGTTGGGACATGGGCGGAAGGTGTTTTTGTTTTCAATGAAGCCACACAAAGTTTTGACCGGTACGCTACTGTAGGAGGTTCAAGGAAAGATTTAAGTAATCAGAATGTATATGCATTGCATCAGGACAGGCAGAAGGCCAATATTCTGATGGGGACGTACTATGGCCTTAACGTACTTTCCTCGAAGGATAAAAAATCATTTACGCATATTGTGGATTCAACCTGGGCAGAAGACGCTTCCATTAATAACCTGAGAATAATTTTTGAGGATAAACATTCCAATATCTGGGTCGGGACGAACAGCGGCTTAAAGCTGTATAACTCGGAGAAAATGAAAATGGAGCCCGTATTTACAGAGAGTGAAAACTACAGTGAAAATATACTCTCGGTTATTTTTTGTCTGTTCGAGGACAGTAAGGGGCGCCTGTGGACAGGCACAGAATCGGGGCTCTATCACCTGAAAAGCAAAGATACCTTTGAGCGATACACTATTGACAACGGGCTCACCAATCACAACATAAAAGGCATATTGGAGGATAACCAGGGCCACTTGTGGATAAGCACCAGCAATGGAATGAGCGTGTTTGATCCTGAAAATGAAACGTTTAAAAACTACGACGACTCCGACGGTCTGTTGGTCAATGGGTTTAAGGGAAATTCATCTTTCAAAGACGCCGACGGGCTGCTGTATTTCGGAGGCAGCAATGGAATCATCACTTTCAACCCGTCAGAAATTCTGGACAATCCGCATCCGCCTTTGGTGGTGCTGGAAGACTTTAAAGTATTCAATAAGTCGGTCAGGGTAAACAGCGAAGATTCCATCCTTACCAGACACATTAGTGAAACCAAGGAACTGAGTTTGAAAAGTGACTTCAATATTTTCAGTATCGAATACGCAGCACTCAATATGTCGGCCAGTGATAAGAACCAGTATGCCTACCGGTTGATTGGCTTTGACGATAAATGGAATTTTGTGGGCGAAACAAGGTCCACCACTTATACCAACCTTGATCCGGGAACTTATGTTTTTGAAGTAAAGGCGAGCAACAACGATGGCGTTTGGAACGACAACCCAACCCGGTTGGCCATTACGGTGCTTCCCGCCTGGTGGGAAACATCCTGGGCTTACCTGGGGTATATAGCGATTGTGATATCCCTGCTTTACCTGTTTCGCAGAATTACGCTGATCAGGGCTCACTTTATCAATGACTTGCGGCTGGAGAGGCTGAAGCTCGAAAGTGTGGAGCGGCTAAACAAAACCAAGCTGCAATTCTTTACAAACATTTCTCATGAGTTCAGAACGCCTTTAACACTGATTATAGGCCCCATACAGAACCTGATCGACTCCGAGGGCATTGAGAAAGGGGTCAAGGGAAAGCTTCAATCGGTTAACCACAATGTGCTGAGGCTCCACAAGCTGGTCAATCAGCTACTCGACTTTCGCAAAGTGGAGTCGGGGAATATGAAAGTGACGGCCATGGAAAGTAACCTGGTCAGCTTCATTAAGGAGATCAAATATTCTTTCGATACACTGGCCGAGGAAATGAACGCCGATTTTACATTGCAAAGCAGTCACGAGGAAATCATGGTTTGGTTTGACCCGGACCAGATGGAAAAAGTGATTTTCAATCTTCTTTCGAACGCATTTAAAAAAATACCTAAAAAGGGTGTGGTGAGTATCAAACTGGAGCAAACACCCGACAAAGTCTATATTTCTGTTTTCGACAATGGCACGGGAATAAAAAGGGAACACTTAAAGACTATCTTTGAACCATTTTTCAGTTACGAGGAAGGAAGGCACTCCACAGGCACAGGTATAGGACTTTCCCTGAGCAAGAGCCTCATTGAATTGCACCATGGATCTATTGATGTGGAGAGCATTGAAGGGCAGTTTGCACGGTTTACACT contains:
- a CDS encoding hybrid sensor histidine kinase/response regulator transcription factor; the encoded protein is MRPFYLLSLFLWISFFLPLAAHGQGKNESFSSLSVEQGLSSVTISAIHKDSKGYLWVGTEDGLNRYNGYEFKIYRNDPSDEHTLLTNRILSIFEDSSGTLWVSTAKGTLHRYNRELDTFIRVPEFNNLVINDIREDSERRVWFVGTTIKSLNLSDNSWTDHTGNFKGRLSIIGIEQIHKSDFWLAADTALYKWNRKTGNLKVYAHDPKDSNSLGYNYLYSIAKDDIGNLWIATRGGGLDKFDVKSSKFTHYRTSENRENGPLVNVVRTVCPDGNYIWAGTENGGLSRLDIRTNKFEHHVADKDHPKSISDISIKALYKDNEGRLWIGTFSFGLSVIDPYQNKFTSLKAAYQNTVVNALYKDSKGRFWIGTEGGIMKVYKGNTSYYLNDPIESGQNGIPVLTIYEDRNHNIWVGTWAEGVFVFNEATQSFDRYATVGGSRKDLSNQNVYALHQDRQKANILMGTYYGLNVLSSKDKKSFTHIVDSTWAEDASINNLRIIFEDKHSNIWVGTNSGLKLYNSEKMKMEPVFTESENYSENILSVIFCLFEDSKGRLWTGTESGLYHLKSKDTFERYTIDNGLTNHNIKGILEDNQGHLWISTSNGMSVFDPENETFKNYDDSDGLLVNGFKGNSSFKDADGLLYFGGSNGIITFNPSEILDNPHPPLVVLEDFKVFNKSVRVNSEDSILTRHISETKELSLKSDFNIFSIEYAALNMSASDKNQYAYRLIGFDDKWNFVGETRSTTYTNLDPGTYVFEVKASNNDGVWNDNPTRLAITVLPAWWETSWAYLGYIAIVISLLYLFRRITLIRAHFINDLRLERLKLESVERLNKTKLQFFTNISHEFRTPLTLIIGPIQNLIDSEGIEKGVKGKLQSVNHNVLRLHKLVNQLLDFRKVESGNMKVTAMESNLVSFIKEIKYSFDTLAEEMNADFTLQSSHEEIMVWFDPDQMEKVIFNLLSNAFKKIPKKGVVSIKLEQTPDKVYISVFDNGTGIKREHLKTIFEPFFSYEEGRHSTGTGIGLSLSKSLIELHHGSIDVESIEGQFARFTLTLPLGNVHFKPTEVVEGKVDMSVTSSRSVHSHSLPAVTSADPILHPEGTPTVLIVEDNKEVSGYIQSILSKDYQVVTTFNGKEGLEKALETNPDLVISDLMMPVMDGIALCNALRQTEATCHIPIILLTARTSEIYKIEGLETGADDYITKPFNSKVLALKVRNLLEGRKKLIEMFADSRTLTLEPKSITVTSRDETFINQALKSVESNISNTNYSVDDLCKDVGMSKATLFRKLKALTGQSANEVIRTIRLKRAAQVLAEGDFSISEVAYMVGFNDPKYFRNCFKKLFGQSPSEYADHMKAGHSNDIST